One Perca flavescens isolate YP-PL-M2 chromosome 16, PFLA_1.0, whole genome shotgun sequence genomic window, AGAGGAACTGCCATTTCTCCCTGTTGATAATGGGAAGAAAGTACCGGATACACTGGGCGGCACTGAGAGGCTCAGGAGGAGATCTACCCTCAGGTCACTAGAATCCTAGATGAAGTCACTGCTTAAGACTCCAAttctatttaaaatatatattttttttttaggagctTTACTTCCTGAGAGACTTGTGATTGCCACTGTAAATAACCAATTAGATCCTTCAGAATCAGACATTGGCAGCAGTGACAGCAGGGTCATACCTAAGTGGTGTGTATCCTCTCTCAGCTTCATGTTCTCAGAGAAGACAGCAGGCGAAACCTTCTGCCTCGAGTCCAGTCGGACCTTCAGGTCACTCAGGCTGGACACAAGTTTGTCCAGACTAgagcctgaaaaaaaaaaacagtcaacaaATCACATGGAAGAACACACTACCATTCGTTTCTATACGTTCTTAAGCCATCCACATCACACAACTGAACTGAACCATGGCTGACTTACCAGGTGTATGGTCCTGTGTGACTCTGAGAGAATACAGAGTAGCAGCAAATCCTGAACCGTAGGAGAAGACTCCAATCCTCTGTCCTGCTATCTGTGAAGCTGTTTGTCTGCAACACAGAGGCAACAAAGATTCTTCATACATACTACAACTCCAAGACTCAATTAGTTTAACTATTTTAATCAGCCATGCTTTGAGGGTAGTCATTTTGCAGCCAAAAAGTCAGTTTGCATTGACTTCACCAAACAACTGAAATGCATTTTCCTGTTCTGTTAACTTGCaataaactgcagtaaaaatgtACTGCTGTTTGAAGATCTAACCAATtatcttaaaatacaattagcaGCAGGATATGTCAAAGTAATCTTCAAATTTAAGGTGTTCATTTTTAGAGCTTATAGTTAATATAGGAGGTAGGTGAGCATATCTATATCAGCTGTTAGTCTGTGCACAAAGCTAGCAAGGAATGTCACCGCTCTccagttaaaaaaatatatagatatagattctTCCACCAGATCTGGTCGTGTCATTCTGGATGTATTTCAGAAGGAGTGTCTAAAGCAGTGTTCTTCAGCagacacaatttgtgttgttttttccatTCAAGTCTCAAATTTAAAGATgcttttgttttccttgttgATATTTTGAGTTAGTTTAATTTGATACATTGAGACATTTCGCTATTTAGGTAGGTTGGCATTTACAAATTCCTGGAGAGACAGAGTTTGGCTTCCTGCCCCTTAAGGACATAGTTGCTACAGTAAacgaataaatgaatgaaagtcAGACAAAGGTTAGAAACTGAGACCTACTGTGCAATGAGTGATGCAAGGCAGCCGTAGACAGAGGGGGTGTACATGTTTCCATTCTGATTGGAGATCAGCAGGGAGGCCTTGGTCTTTGTCTCAAACAGATCTGCACTGGCCTTCATGAAGGCCTTCTCCACATCCCGGTCAAAGTAGGTCTCTTCTGGCTTTATATCTCTGCAatgcaaacactgcaatgtttttttgttgtcataGAATAACTGAGTTGTACTTTTGCCACCTTGGTAACAAAGTTGAGTTAAATACAGTTAACATCTATGGTAAGTTGAGGCAGAACTTTATAATTTAGGATTTggaagatgaggaggaaatAGTGTCAGGACTAAGGCAGTTTTGTAAGTTAAGGCATTGGGAAATACTTTCCACATGCAGAACAAACTGTAATACTGTACATTATAATGTACATGCATTATGAAGTGAGTCAAGGTAAGAGTCAAAATGGTAACAATCCTTTTCACTTATTGTCTTATGTTGCTGGGTTTGTATGGTTTATTATTACTGCTTTAATGCTGGTCaattgttttgttgctgtcaGTTATTTCAGTGTTCCTTTAATTGTAAAGTGTACTGAGACCATGTCTAAAAGtgattttacactttaaataaataaaatggcgGAAAACTTAGTGATGTGGAACTCAGCAGTCAGAGGAGATTAAATGGCATCATTGGCCATTTACAACCATGTAAACTAGCTCAAAATTAAGTAAATAAACTCTGAACCCATGTGACTATTATGTTCTGTGCCAACTGACGCTGCTGTGGCCTTCAGGGGCCACATTTGCAGTGCCCGGATGTCTATATACTTTggtaacatactgtataaaccCACATCGGTGTCATATGTTTCATTGCAAAATGATTATTTCAGCCTAGGTGCCCCCACTATACATGAAATTTAAACCTTAGTTATTTTTGTAGACATTTCATGATTTCATGAAGTGAGCTCAAGCTGCATGGAGCTGGGACAATGGCATTTCATTTGATTCTATTCCGAGTGTACCTGAAAGCATCGAGGCCTGTGAAGGGTCCCGTCTCAGTGTTGGGGCTGGGGTGGCTCAGAAAGTCATTCAGCATCAGCCTAGCCAACGACTTCTGCACCAGCTTGCAGTAGGGAGAATGGAAGACTAGAAAGCCAAAGTCGTCCAGGCTGAAACGCTCTTCTGAACCCTCTGCGGAGAAGGAGAATAATTAAAACCACATAAGCCTACATGACACAGTTTCCGGTTTTAAAAGGTTGTTACTTGCTTCGCTTGGTCTCAAGAATTCCTAACACACTGGGTTCCATTTCATTGGCACAGTTGCAAAGAGCAAGAGAGAACAGTTGTTTACCCAAATACCAACACTTTGCCTTTTTCTGCTTTATCTGCATACAACCTCCCGTATCTCTGCGCTAGGTACAAAATACCAACATGACAAAGCTCCTTTCAAGATCAGGGACACACCAACACATCAAAAAGCTGTGTGTCTATGCGGTCATCAAAACCCAGCCCATTACATCAAGACCAGAGAGGAGGGCCGGAAATGTTGTGCTGCATATGAATGGTTCATAGTGTGTCTTTAACAGCCTCCTGTTCTCAGATATTGTACATGTTGGCACATCAGGTTAAAGGCTCATCTCATTAAACTACTTTATGGTCACTGAACTTAGGTAAACTTCTTAGCGCAGCAAGCAGGTAACGTCCTAAACCCTCTTAACCAATCAGGCTATTATGTGACCAGTCCCTCCACAACACTCCCATCCACATGCGTGACAAGCAACAGCACCTTTTCTACACATAGGTACATTTGACTAACAAATAAAACAGTTAAAGAAGAAGCATCAAACTGATACTGCCAATTCTAATATTTATAATGTAGCAGTATTTTGGCTTTGTTCTGCTGGAACCTTGGAAAAACGCTACAATGTAATGTTAATGGGAAATTGTGCACCTTCAATcgacgtccactaaaagtgctgtttttgcatccgacaggctcagattattattgtgtccgacaacattatggaaaggatccctacagagatagacctttttgttaaagagtaagatccttttagtttaacatgaaacattcCAACAATCGCTATGgccaaactcaccagactccagTCAACCTGTTATACTTTTTCTAACTgtaataaaaacatacaaacatgccTACATGGACCAAATGTTGGGAGGATCAGTTACATATTGGTTATAGACAACAGTTTTGACCCACCTCTTTGCCACTGCGCATGGATCTTGTTGCGGTACACAGAGTAGCAGCGGTCCAAGGCACTCAGGTAGCACTCTATCGACAGCTTTCCGTCCACCACAGGATACTCGGACATCAGGTCTGGCTTGTAGAAGTCATATGCGTGCTGCATGTGGGTTCCTCGCAGACCTGCACCACAGCCATAGCAGTTGGCTCATCAGTTCAGCTCCCTCTATATATACACAACCCCTATAGTTTAcagtcatatatatatgtatgtatgaccACACTAAAATAGCGTCTAAAATAAGATGGATGCAATTTTGTTTTATGCTCAATTAAAAAGGTATGGCAATTAATAAACTTTCCAAGAATGACTAAACTAGTTTCTAGTATTTAGATGTGCATTTACACATGCAAATGTGGAATAACTCATCTAACCAGTGCACATTGTAAAAAACAGAGAGCCTGGCTCTTAGAGACAAGTTGTTGTCTAACAACATCATGGGGCCttattcaccaatatcttcctaagtgtTTCCTTAAACTTTTTCTTGGGAAAGGTCTgcacctgtgttcttactgtATAAAGTTAATCCCATTGCACTCGTATCCATCCATTGCTTTCCATCCTACATTAGTCCAGAGTTGTAACTAAAACTTGACTGAGAGACCAGATAATCACGGTcttgttttaaaataatgtgCACCTTTGAGGAGTGCCATCACACCCATATATTGTCTGGACTGGACCCAACAGAAGGTGCAGAAGGCTTGGGTTTCATTTTGTGCATGCGCATATTCAATTCTATATTATTACTGTAGAATTGAAGAAAATCTCAATAACCAATTATTTTTGCACAAACATGTCAGCACCCAAATGTGCATAACTGTGCTCTTGAGTTTGCGTACACTCTGATCTTACCTACAAAAAAATCCCAAATAAGAAAACTgcgtaagtgttttttttttaagaggatgttttttcttcttaaaaagGGTAACTAGcattttttcaacctggatttTCAActctattttcctatgtttttgtgtctaagtgacaacaatctttgacattggtccagcggcgaaacaagctacaatgtaagttaatagggcagttGTGCAGCTAGTATTTATGTTCActaaagtgctcgttttgccgctgacagactcagattaatattctaagtgtctgacaacattatggaaaggatttttaaggaAGTCgatctttttgttaaagagtaagatccttttttttaaacataaaaatatcagCCAAGGCGCCCggatggctcagttggtagagcgggcggccatgtgtagaggtttacacctcgacgcagcggacccgggttcgattccgacctgcggccctttgctgcatgtcgttccccctctctctcccctttcacttcttcagctgtcctatcattaaaggcctaaaatgcccaaaaaaataatctttaaaaaaaaaaaaatatcagccAAATTGTGTTCGCttaagccaccagactccaaataaacagtaattttaagtacacttcattcaaagtcgacagaaactaaataaatctAGGTAAGtactgttttttaaatggagtctggtgggtttagtgctagcctggtctgtggctgccggttacacgctcaatactggaccaatgtcaaagattgttgttcctatcagtcacttacacacaaaaagatAGGAAAACAGGgaccaggttgaaaaaaacggtagttaccctttaagaacggttggtgaatgaggcccattcaTGTCAGTGCTCAACAGCCAAGAAAATTCAATCAAAATGTCAGTGACTTGGTACAAAAGTTAAGTCAACAGTAAACATTTGCATGATGGGATCAGCTAAATAACAGTGGGGTCTTATCAATATGTCAATAGTACAGGGTCCTGCCGGACGACTTGTGTGCAATGGTTATCACTTAACTGACCTCGTTCAAAGGCCAGAGGAGCATTAGGCCCGACCAGCATGGCCACTGCACCTGCACCCCCTGTAGGCCGGGCACTTCCTGTGGCGTAGACAGCAATGTCCCCCGCTACAACCAAAGCATATCGCCCTGCAGACAGGAAACATGAAAAGAAGGGAAACAGCAAGCctgagttttcatttttaaatagacACGTCTCTTCTCTAAAATGTAATCATCAGCACAGTGGCATTTAACTTCACACAAGACTGTCGCAGCAATCTGTAGTTTAAGAGTGTAACAAATCTTTGTCTCAGTTACATTAGCAGCAATCACTATGAAATACTTAACAACGATGCAAGTGAATAAAAACATCTCCCTACTCTGCCAAAAAGACAAGCTGAAACATAttagactaaaaaaaaaaatgaaatcaattcatggaaaaataaacaatgataCTAAAAAGACATCAACATGTACACAAGTTTGTTCACTCACCATCCCATGAGCTGGACTCCACCCAGTTGACAGCGTTGAAGAGTGCAGCTGTACCCCCATAGCAGGCGTTTGTGGTGTCAATACCCTCCACATCTGTATTGCCAGAGTCCTCAAACAGCTGCATGATGACGGTCTTGACAGATTTGGACTTGTCGATGATGGTCTCAGTGCCAACCTCCAGTCGACCCACACTGTCGTAGGACAGACCATTCCTCTCCATGAGCCTCTGGACCACAGTCAGGCACAGAGAGTTGATGTCCTCGCGGTCAGAGCAGAAGCCCATGCGAGCTTGGCCCAGGCCCACAGTGTATTTACCAGCTGTCACACCGTCTAATTGCTCCAGCTCAGCCTGGTCCACATACTGGGATGGGAAGTACAGTTCCAAGGCAATGATACCCACATCTTTGGGCCATGGTCCCAAGCAACTGATTGGTCCTGATCCCGGCATCCTGAATGAGTTGAGAAGAGGTTTCACATTCAGCGTTATATtcatttgaaaaatatgttGGAGTACACAGTATTTAACCAGATGCCTGCAATGCCTCCTGACTGCTAATGTAGGAATTAATTAATACAAATGACTAGATacagctctcacacacagacacatttcataGCAGTGCAGACATATTACACTAGGtttatgtcgtttttttttttatttatgtagctagtttatttgtcagggacaatgcaAAAAATATTGGAACATGTTACAATCCCTGAACAGATGTGTTGCATATAGGATTTCTAGCCAAGGTCTCACATTTTACGTTACAGCTCGCGTTATTTAGCTAATGTAAGTTAGCTATCTGGCAAGGTAAACGAGAACATTAACCATCTAGCATGTTAGCTAAGGTCGTTGTACTATAGTGTGACACGTATGGCGGTGGCTGAGATACTATTACCTGTCGTTATAAGACTAACGTTAACCAAACTAACTGTTAAACATCACTGGTCCTGTTGAACAAGCCACTAGCTTAGCTAGCTATGGTAAACAAGACAGCAAACCACCTAGAAAGAAGCAAACGCTAGCTAATTAAAAAGGCATAAGCAGGACCTTTTCATAACCGGCGTTAACTAGCTAGTTTAATGTGCCATTTGTTATGTCTTAAGTTTGACCGTTAGCTTAGCTTATATTGCGTATCACACGTACCTAAAGAGCTAGCTACATAAGGCTTGTGTTTAGAGGAGAGCAAAACTGGGGGAAAGGGCACAACTGGATTTCCTGGTATGACCGAGAATGACATCTGTAACCCGTTAGACTCTGTTACACTCAAGGGTCAATTATGTTTTATGCCTAAAAGACTATTTGACaatggttttaaaaaatatttagttgGATAAAAtccctatttttatttttggacaCCGAGATTGTTTGGTCATAATAGTCCTAATACAGAGAAACAGCATGATGTCAGCCAGTTAGATTGCAACACGGACCAAATAGCTGACGGACCCGCTTCTCTTCCAACTCATGGGGCTGGAGGTAACATACAGCAGCTTGACTTAGGACTTTCgtcttatgtttttttgtaaacCAACTGTGGTAGACatgggctaacgttagctatgcGAGTAAGGTTAACAAAACCCTGACTTAAACATTTCAGATTTATGAACATTCCACACAGAAACCTGAAATACTTACGTTAATATATCCCCTATTGAGAATAAACAGACgaattaaacacattttaaaatgagacATACACAAAGGTACAGTGATTTTCTTGTGTGCCTTCTTCGGGATTAAAATATATAGTTGCAGACCTTATATATAaggcttctcacctgtgtgtgAAGTTAACTCCAGAGACGGTGAGTTACTACTCCGTTATTATTTGGATCCAGCCCACCAGCCGGCAGAAGTGTATTTATATGTACCGATGATAGAGCAGTGTTACACCCTGCACTACAGCGCCTTGCTTCCTGGCCAATCACAGCTCGCAGACAACATGCGGCGCTACCAAGTCCCGCAGATTTCTGGCCAATCGGAGATCAGGAACCACAACCACGCGCCAGAGCTGTATCTGCGGTCCAATGCTGTGAGTTGTACGATGTCTGGTGACAGAGAAGGAGCCAATCGGACTGCAAAAGTAATTCCTGGCGCGGTAAACAGCAGTGGGCAGCGGTTGAATTACAGCACAGTGTGTCCATGACAACAGTCATCCATTCATACATTCAGAGGGTATGACCATCAGTCATCACTCAACTACTAATGTAACCGAGGGTTTCTTATATTGTCTAGAATAAAATACCTCACACTAATAAGTACTCAATTCCATAGAGATGTAATTAAATTACCATactaatatacaaaaatacatttcattgcAGCCCACATCAGTTCATTCTGCAAGCACTTTGTGGATAATATGGAAGGGGCATGCAAAGTCATGCAAAGTGTCTTTGGCAGTGGCAGAAGAAGTAAACTGTATGATGTTCAGAGAACTCTTACTAAATAGAAGTAGGCTACTAAAGTATTCTCCatgaaatattattaaagtatcaaaagtaaaagaagCCTACTCACTGAAGGAACTCTTAATGCGTTCCATTATATCTTATGGGATTCTAATGCATTAAGGTGTAGCAGTTTAATGTTGTAGCCAGGTCCTTTGATATGTGACAttatatcatattttataaagtgATCATATgtttaatgtgtaaaatgtgaattgttaactaataactaaatcagataaatgtagtggagtaaaaggttTAATAAGTATTAAGTAGAATAACACTAATACGCAAGTAGGCTAAGTTTAAGGAGCCTAACTAAAAAATTATACTTAGGCCTATAAGTACAGATCTTGAgtacattattttgtattatggaAAAAGTAATTTAGACATACTGGGATGGCCACACCTGCTGTCACGCAGTTGATAAAATGCCTGCACCCTTCAGGCACTCACGCACTTGTCTTAATTTAGTTGACTTTGATCTAATTCACATCACAATCCTATTGATTGCACAGACATACATTACAGATAAATGATGACACAAAGCTTTTGTTCCATCTCTCTCATAGTTTATTTAGTTTGTTTAGTCGGTTTTGAAGCCTCGAGTTTGGCGATACGGGAAAATGAACCTCTTGGTCAGAGATCTGTTGGCAAAGGTCTATCCTCTTATGTCCTCCCCTCTGTCGAGGTCACTAAACATAAAATCACCAGTTTAGACAGGCTTCTCTTCAATTTTATCTGGAAAAAGAAACTCCACAAAGTCAAGAAGGAAGTTAAGTCTTTTAACATTCTAGATTTTGCTTCTTTAAACAATACCATCAAAACTATTTGgataaaacattttctaaaaaaaaaaaaaatccagataGCTTGAGAAACATTATCCCAAACTTTCTGTTCCAAAAAGTAGGTCTTAACGTTATATTCACGTGTCCTCATGCTGGTAATCTTCTGATAAAACGATCCAACTTTCATAGGCAAGCTCTGGTTGCTCCCTTCTTTATAAGCAAAATGATTCCCCTCATAAAGGTTTGATGCAAATATCATATATAGAATGAATCTGTGTAATATGAACATTGGTTTAACAACAACATTCTGCTTGTGAAACTGTCTGACAATGATAGTCTTTTGTATTCCTATAATGCTTCTAAAGAGAGGTACATTGTTCCTGTCAGTCCATTACTATGGAAATggaagaaataaaatattaagGTGCTGACTTTCCAAACAAATCCACAATCTGCTTGTAGTCAGTTGAGAAACGTCAGTGAAGCCTTGATTCAATTCAGATTTAGGTTTATATCTTCTTTCTGTTGGTTATAAGCAAATATTTATCTGTTATAATATGAGAAACGGCTGGTGTAATAAGGTAACTTTATACATGCAACATCAACTTACATTGGTATGTTGAAATGTGTGGGAATGAATGGCAATAGCATACAGTAGTTCCACAGGGTGGTACTGTAACAGCAAGCAAAGCAGAAATATccatttaaatgtgttaatcTACAGTTGTTGTCATAAACGGAAGAACTACTCTGCAGAGGACCTTTGGGTTCAGAGGGTGGAGcagtaggagaggaggagtctcagtggtgtgtgtgtgtatgtctgcagaGACAgtgtagaaggacagagcaGCAGCATAGCAGTCCAGATACACTGATTATACTCTCTCAGATCCAGAGGAACACACAGGGATAACGGTGGATTGCacgtcttaaaggtcccatgacatggtgctctttggatgcttttatatagaccttagtggtcccctaatactgtatctgaagtctcttttatatagaccttagtggtcccctaatactgtatctgaagtctcttttatatagaccttagtggtcccctaatactgtatctgaagtctcttttatatagaccttagtggtcccctaatactgtatctgaagtcgcttttatatagaccttagtggtcccctaatactgtatctgaagtctcttttatatagaccttagtggtcccctaatagtgtatctgaagtctctttcccgaaattcagccttggtgcagaattccagccactaagccagtcccacaacaatcgatagatcgatagatctttattgtcattgtatgcgATACAACGAAATTCTGTTGGAGCAATCCTCTCCAAATAGCAGCatagagtaaaaaaataaagatatacacatacacatccatatacatacatacgcacatacatacatacatacagagtaagaagataaaaatatatatacacatacatacagtgaggaaaataagtatttgaacaccgtgttattttgcaagttctcccacttagaaatcatggaggggtctgaaattgtcatcgtaggtgcatgtccactgtgagagacataatccaaaaaaaataaaaaataaatccagaaatcacaatatatgattttttagctatttatttgaatgatacagctgcaaataagtatttgaacacctgagaaaatcaatgttaatatttggtacagtagcctttgtttgcaagtacagaggtccaACGtgtcctgtagtttttcaccaggtttgcacacactgcaggagggattttggcccactcccccacacagatcttctctagatcagtcaggtttctgggctgtcgctgagaaacacggagtttgagctccctccaaagattctctattgggtttaggtctgaagactggctaggccacgccagaaccttgatatgcttcttacagagccactccttggttatcctggctgtgtgcttcggctcattgtcatgtgggaagacccagcctcgacccatcttcaatgctctaactgagggaaggaggttgttccccaaaatcttgcaatacatggccccggtcatcctctccttaatacagtgcagtcgccctgtcccatgtgcagaaaaacacccccaaagcaagaattatgaccaaaaagttctattttggtctcatctgaccacatgactttctcccatgactcctctggatcatccaaatggtctttggcaaacttaagacgggccttgacgtgctggtttaagcaggggaaccttccgtgccatgcatgatttcaaaccatgacgtcttagtgtattaccaacggtaaccttggaaacggtggtcccagctcttttcaggtcattgaccagctcctcccgtgtagttctgggctgatttctcacctttcttaggatcattgagaccccacgaggtgagatcttgcatggagccccagtccgagggagattgacagtcatgtttagcttcttccattttctaatgattgctccaacagtggaccttttttcaccaagctgcttggcaatttccccgtagccctttccagccttgtggaggggaacaattttgtctctagtgtctttggacagctctttggtcttggccatgttagtagttggattcttactgattgtatggggtggacaggtgtctttatgcagctaatgaccacaaacaggtgcatctaatttaggataataaatggagtggaggtggacattttaaaggcagactaacaggtctttgagggtcagaattctagctgatagacaggtgttcaaatacttatttgcagctgtatcctacaaataaatagttaaaaaatcatatattgtgatttctggatttttctttttagattatgtctctcacagtggacatgcacctacgatgacaatttcagacccctccatgatttccaagtgggagaac contains:
- the hmgcs1 gene encoding hydroxymethylglutaryl-CoA synthase, cytoplasmic, whose product is MPGSGPISCLGPWPKDVGIIALELYFPSQYVDQAELEQLDGVTAGKYTVGLGQARMGFCSDREDINSLCLTVVQRLMERNGLSYDSVGRLEVGTETIIDKSKSVKTVIMQLFEDSGNTDVEGIDTTNACYGGTAALFNAVNWVESSSWDGRYALVVAGDIAVYATGSARPTGGAGAVAMLVGPNAPLAFERGLRGTHMQHAYDFYKPDLMSEYPVVDGKLSIECYLSALDRCYSVYRNKIHAQWQREGSEERFSLDDFGFLVFHSPYCKLVQKSLARLMLNDFLSHPSPNTETGPFTGLDAFRDIKPEETYFDRDVEKAFMKASADLFETKTKASLLISNQNGNMYTPSVYGCLASLIAQQTASQIAGQRIGVFSYGSGFAATLYSLRVTQDHTPGSSLDKLVSSLSDLKVRLDSRQKVSPAVFSENMKLREDTHHLANYVPRGSVEDLFPGTWYLTRVDDKHRREYARRPVDDDLTAAPELVRSSTAPEHIPSPVKKMPRIPAATAGPDAAISN